The nucleotide sequence ATTTCCCCAGTTTCTACTGGAAGCTCCGCTGGAGTTTCGGTTTGATGACTTTGCTTATCTTCAGTCTGTTTGGTTCTCTTCTCTATGTCGCTGAAGACAAGCTTGAAGTGTTGAGTCTGCATCATTGGCTTGATACTGAGGCGAGCCAATATGTAAAAAATTTTGATAAGTTTGGCTTTGATGCGCCACTGCCAAATACTTCAGAGTTTACCAGTTATTGGAGTGAGCAGAATATGCCTGTTTGGCTCTCCCAATACACCCAAACGGGTTTGTATGAACATTTAATTGGCAGCGAAGATAAACACTTCATTGTGAGTGAACATCCGTCCGGAAAAGGCTTGCTCTATGTTGTTTTTCAGGATGATGCTGATGATTATTTAGACAGTTATGAGTCTGAATTACACTCATACACTTTAATGTTGGGTGGTTTTGTGACACTTGCTATGGCTCTCTATGGGCTCTATTTCGTGCGGACTTTGTCTCATCCATTGGCTACGATTCAGGAGAAGGTGAGTCAAATGCCACCTGGCAATGCGTTATTTGATGTCGAAACCAAATTTCGTGAGACGCGTGAGATAGAGAGCACATTACTTGAGAGTAAAATTAATATCAGTAACTTCTTTATTCGGGAAAAGGAGTTTAGCCGTTTTGCCTCCCATGAATTAAGAACGCCCATTATGGTGATAAAAGGCTCGACTGAACTGTTGCAAAAAATCCCAGAACTTCCCCA is from Shewanella sp. MTB7 and encodes:
- a CDS encoding sensor histidine kinase, whose amino-acid sequence is MDKIPIADHSHFPSFYWKLRWSFGLMTLLIFSLFGSLLYVAEDKLEVLSLHHWLDTEASQYVKNFDKFGFDAPLPNTSEFTSYWSEQNMPVWLSQYTQTGLYEHLIGSEDKHFIVSEHPSGKGLLYVVFQDDADDYLDSYESELHSYTLMLGGFVTLAMALYGLYFVRTLSHPLATIQEKVSQMPPGNALFDVETKFRETREIESTLLESKINISNFFIREKEFSRFASHELRTPIMVIKGSTELLQKIPELPHIATKAIARLERASDEMELLTDTFLLLGRASIESRYMAMQSLERLLSKQIDELAILFAKNNDTYQLMISQPSQVYAPKSFITVVINNLIKNAFSYSVGDIDINLTGSILTISNRHDGHDVYNEGYGCGLVIVERICERMDWIFEHENSAEFYTAVVNFSANTEG